The following proteins are co-located in the Poecile atricapillus isolate bPoeAtr1 chromosome 20, bPoeAtr1.hap1, whole genome shotgun sequence genome:
- the STOM gene encoding stomatin has protein sequence MADHEAGFPHKPRAAPDDENSGLGVCGWILVTISFIFTVLTFPISIWMCIKIIKEYERAIIFRLGRILKGGAKGPGLFFVLPCTDSFIKVDMRTISFDIPPQEILTKDSVTINVDGVVYYRVQNATLAVANITNADSATRLLAQTTLRNVLGTKSLSEILSDREEIAHSMQVTLDDATDDWGIKVERVEIKDVKLPVQLQRAMAAEAEAAREARAKVIAAEGEMNASRALKEASMVITESPAALQLRYLQTLTTIAAEKNSTIVFPLPINILQGLLVQINKRRPGFRMGEAGSSSASDIHKFWDVAMELKCQE, from the exons ATGGCAGACCACGAAGCGGGGTTCCCGCACAAGCCCCGGGCAGCGCCAG ATGATGAAAACAGTGGCCTTGGTGTGTGTGGATGGATCCTGGTGACCATCTCGtttattttcactgttcttACATTTCCTATATCAATATGGATGTGCATAAAG ATTATCAAGGAATACGAGAGAGCCATCATCTTCAGACTTGGACGCATCCTAAAAGGGGGAGCAAAGGGACCAG gtttgttttttgtccTGCCTTGTACAGACAGCTTCATCAAAGTTGATATGAGAACCATCTCTTTTGATATCCCTCCTCAGGAG ATCCTGACCAAGGACTCGGTGACAATTAACGTGGATGGAGTGGTTTATTACAGGGTGCAGAATGCCACCCTTGCTGTGGCAAACATCACCAATGCCGACTCGGCCACCCGGCTCCTGGCACAGACCACCCTGAGGAATGTCCTGGGCACCAAAAGCCTCTCTGAGATCCTCTCTGACCGTGAGGAAATTGCACACAGCATGCAG GTCACACTTGATGATGCAACAGACGATTGGGGCATTAAGGTGGAACGTGTGGAGATCAAGGATGTGAAGTTAcctgtccagctgcagagagccaTGGCTGCAGAAGCAGAGGCTGCCCGGGAGGCGAGAGCCAAG GTGATTGCGGCCGAGGGGGAGATGAACGCGTCCAGGGCCCTGAAGGAGGCGTCCATGGTGATCACAGagtctcctgctgctctgcagctccgGTACCTGCAGACCCTGACCACCATTGCTGCTGAGAAGAATTCCACCATCGTCTTCCCCCTGCCCATAAACATCCTGCAGGGCCTCCTAG TACAGATTAATAAGAGAAGACCTGGATTCCGCATGGGtgaggctggcagcagcagtgcatcTGACATCCATAAATTCTGGGACGTGGCAATGGAACTGAAATGCCAAGAGTAA